From the Catharus ustulatus isolate bCatUst1 chromosome 31, bCatUst1.pri.v2, whole genome shotgun sequence genome, the window GGGAACGGCAGTGCCCCCCCATCCTACGCGGAAAAACGCATTACCGGGGGGGCAGAGAACCGCAGGAAGGTCAGACCCCCCCATACCCCGCACTCCCCGTGGGGGGGGGGGCCCTTCGCAAACCGGGGGGGTGGAGGGGCTGCACCCCACGATGGGAAGGTCCCCGTCCCTCCCCCCCCCAAGCCCCGCAGCGCGGAGGGCGGAGGAGGCGGAGCGCGCCACTCGCCTCAGCCAATCCGCGATGAGAGCGCGCTGATTGACGAGCGGTGCAGCCAATAggagcgcggggcgggggcgctCGGCCCGCCCCCCGGGCCGGTATATAGCGGGGCGCCCGGGGGCGGCGGTAGCTGGTACTTGCGTCGATTCCTTGCTTGTCGGGACGAGTAACCAAGCCTCAATCATGGTGAGAGGAGGgggctggagaaaggagaaatgggGGAGATGGGCCCATGGCATGGCGGGGTTAAGGAGCAGAAGGGCTGGATCTGGAGGGTGCGGGGAGTTGGGGGGGAAAAGGTGCGGatgagaggagagggaaggaatttCGACGGGGAGACTTCGGACGGcaggaaatggggctgggggataTAAGGGTGCGGGGGATCAAGTGGGAAAAGTtgagaggggatgggagggtacggtgggagctgtgggtgggtagagcagggtctgggggtgttGGGCAGGGAATAGAATGTGAGGTCCTTGTTGGATGGACCCCCTTTGGGGGGGGTCACAGCGCTTTTAGGGTGGTCACACGTGGTCTCCAGTAGCCCACCGGTGGGGGCGGGGTCAGCCCGACCGTTACCGTTCCCGCGCGCGGGAAGGCGCGCGGCGGGGGCAGAACCCCGCCCCTCGCTGGGGGcacggccccgcccctcccgcaTATCCACccttcccccccaaaatccaaccctggttccccccaaacctcacccCTCCCTAGAACACGAGGCTCCCTTCCCTGTTATCTGCCCCACCCGAGCCCGTGAGGCTGGCCCCGCTCCATGGTTCCTTGGTGGGGGGGTCATTCGGGCCACGCTCCGCTCCAGatccccccccaaatcccggcATCCCCCGCCCCGGCGGAGAGGAACGCGCGGAGCAGGTGGCACGGGGCAGGGAGCGGCCGGGAATGTGCGCGACCCCCCGAGGGTGACGCCATCGGCCCTTCCCATCCCCGCGGTTTCGGGTCAGCTGGTGCAGTCTGGGCCCCGCTGCAGCGCTcagcttcctcttcctcctcctcctcctcctcctcccgaCCTCGCCCTGCGCAGGCTGCCCGGCTGGAAAATGTCCTCCCTGGGCGCCATTTGGGAGCAGATGGTGGCAGATGCAGGGTGTGGGACCCCCAGAGCGCTGCCCACAGGTGGCTGCAGTCTGTTCCCAAACACAGATGTCACCCAACACATCTCTCAGCGGATCCTGGGTGGCCCTAATGAAGTTCGGCCGCTAGTTTGGGTGGCACTACTGGGGTCTAGGGGTGCTGAGTTTGAACCCATGTGAGATCGCTTCATCCCACAGAGGGCAGGATGGGACCCTCAGTACACTCTGCATTGAAGAAAAGGGGTGTTCCCTGGGATATGGGGGTGTCCCTGAACTGGTAAAGGAGGGTAACGGGCAGCCACCTGTAGAGGGAGTCAAGGGTGGAGGGGACTGGGAATAGTGGGGATCAGAAATAATGCTGGGGAACTACATCCCTGGCTCTGCGGTGTGCAAGCCCTCAGTTTTTGAggagtgggagcaggatgggatgAGCACAGTGGGTGTATCTGGGCAGGATCTGGCCccatccagctgggaaaggggccCTTCCCAGCCCGGTGGGGACAAAAAGGGGTGACCCAATGCCGTGTGTGCCCCCACAGCGCGAGTGCATCTCCATCCACGTGGGCCAAGCGGGCGTGCAGATCGGCAATGCGTGCTGGGAGCTGTACTGCCTGGAGCATGGCATCCAGCCCGACGGGCAGATGCCCAGCGACAAGACCATCGGCGGGGGGGACGACTCCTTCAACACCTTCTTCAGCGAGACGGGCGCCGGCAAGCACGTGCCCCGGGCCGTGTTCGTGGACCTGGAGCCCACGGTGATCGGTgagggcgcggggggcggccgggGAGGCGGTCGGGGGGCGTTGGCAGCGGGCGCTGGGTGCTAACGGGGCCCGGGGCTGTCGCCGCAGACGAGGTGCGCACCGGGACGTACCGGCAGCTCTTCCACCCCGAGCAGCTGATCACGGGCAAGGAGGATGCGGCCAACAACTACGCCCGCGGGCACTACACCATCGGCAAGGAGATCATCGACCTGGTCCTTGACCGCATCCGCAAGCTGGTGAGTGTCCTGTGGGGTCTCATGGGGTGGGTCCATCCCTGCGGGGGATGAGGGGACAAAAGGAAGCTCCAGGTGTTCCTGGGCAGGTCCTTCTCAGCCCATCAGCACTTTGGGGCAGAGggtggggctgtcccaggggagACCTCCTGCATTCCTGGTGGGACCAACATGACCCCTGTTGTGCCTCCAGGGTCTGTTATGAGTTGTTGTGAGTCATGTGTCAGCCTGCAGCACATCCAGGCTCCCTATGGCATCTGGATCCTCTAAGTGATCAGGATCAgccccttctcttcctcttgaCCTGAATCCCTTTACTCAGTGTTCTACAAACCCACCAGGCCAGAATGTGCACCCTGAGCATGGCATGTTCCAGGAGTGCACTAGGGCTTGCGGGATTCAGTGTCATTTCTGTCCCTGGGAAAACCttatttcatcctttttttaaGGTCATATGAGGTTGCTCTTGATCTGGACTCTGATCCTGCTTCGCCAACTGCTTATGAGCAGCTGTGCCAAGTATTTAACTCTTGCTGGGGCAGCTCAAGTGGATTCCCCCTTCCCTCAAGCAGATTGCCAGGGTCATGGGAGGAAGCAGCTGAAGGGAGAGGGCAGGAAGGGGTCCCTTTTTCTGAGGGAAGGTAATTTTGTAACACAGAGTCCTGTGGCTGGGAGTGGAGTGGGCATAGGTGCCCCAAAAGTCTAAGAGACCCTTGGAGGAAATATGTGTCATCCTGGGCAAGTCAGTAGCAGCTGAAATTCAGAAGTACTGACAGTTTGatcttgttttcctcttcccacCTTGCAGGCTGACCAgtgcacagggctgcagggcttcCTGGTGTTCCACAGCTTTGGCGGTGGCACCGGCTCTGGCTTCACCTCCCTGCTCATGGAGCGGCTCTCTGTCGACTACGGCAAGAAGTCCAAGCTGGAGTTCTCCATCTACCCGGCCCCACAGGTGTCCACAGCTGTGGTGGAGCCCTACAACTCCATCCTCACCACCCACACCACCCTGGAGCACTCCGACTGTGCCTTCATGGTGGACAACGAGGCCATCTACGACATCTGCCGCCGCAACCTGGACATCGAGCGTCCCACCTACACCAACCTGAACCGCCTCATCAGCCAGATCGTGTCCTCCATCACGGCCTCTCTGCGCTTTGACGGAGCCCTGAACGTCGACCTGACAGAATTCCAGACCAACCTGGTGCCGTACCCCCGCATCCACTTCCCTCTGGCCACCTATGCCCCGGTCATCTCTGCTGAGAAGGCTTATCATGAGCAGCTCTCAGTGGCCGAGATCACCAACGCCTGCTTTGAGCCGGCCAACCAGATGGTGAAGTGTGACCCACGGCACGGCAAGTACATGGCGTGCTGCCTGCTGTACCGCGGGGACGTGGTGCCCAAGGATGTCAACGCCGCCATCGCCACCATCAAGACCAAGCGTAGCATCCAGTTTGTGGACTGGTGCCCCACTGGTTTCAAGGTGGGCATCAATTACCAGCCACCCACGGTGGTGCCCGGGGGCGACCTGGCCAAGGTGCAGCGCGCCGTGTGCATGCTGAGCAACACCACGGCCATCGCCGAGGCCTGGGCGCGCCTGGACCACAAGTTTGACCTGATGTACGCCAAGCGGGCGTTTGTGCACTGGTACGTGGGGGAGGGCATGGAGGAGGGAGAGTTCTCGGAGGCCCGTGAGGATATGGCTGCCCTGGAGAAGGATTATGAAGAGGTGGGGGTGGATTCTgtggaaggggagggagaggaggaaggggaggaataCTAAACGCTGGGTTCCTTCTGTCACTGTCGCATGTCCACGAAATGTCTGCTTCAAACACTTGAGCTTCCTTGTGCACTGCGTCGGGTTT encodes:
- the LOC117009037 gene encoding tubulin alpha-1B chain — encoded protein: MRECISIHVGQAGVQIGNACWELYCLEHGIQPDGQMPSDKTIGGGDDSFNTFFSETGAGKHVPRAVFVDLEPTVIDEVRTGTYRQLFHPEQLITGKEDAANNYARGHYTIGKEIIDLVLDRIRKLADQCTGLQGFLVFHSFGGGTGSGFTSLLMERLSVDYGKKSKLEFSIYPAPQVSTAVVEPYNSILTTHTTLEHSDCAFMVDNEAIYDICRRNLDIERPTYTNLNRLISQIVSSITASLRFDGALNVDLTEFQTNLVPYPRIHFPLATYAPVISAEKAYHEQLSVAEITNACFEPANQMVKCDPRHGKYMACCLLYRGDVVPKDVNAAIATIKTKRSIQFVDWCPTGFKVGINYQPPTVVPGGDLAKVQRAVCMLSNTTAIAEAWARLDHKFDLMYAKRAFVHWYVGEGMEEGEFSEAREDMAALEKDYEEVGVDSVEGEGEEEGEEY